One Pectobacterium polaris DNA window includes the following coding sequences:
- the dppF gene encoding dipeptide ABC transporter ATP-binding subunit DppF, whose amino-acid sequence MSELNATSQPYLLHAIDLKKHYPVKKGFFAPERMVKALDGVSFTLERGKTLAVVGESGCGKSTLGRLLTMIETPSDGELYYQGQDLLKHDPEAQKLRRQKIQIVFQNPYGSLNPRKKVGQILEEPLQINTELSKAERREKALAMMAKVGLKTEHYDRYPHMFSGGQRQRIAIARGLMLDPDVVIADEPVSALDVSVRAQVLNLMMDLQQELGLSYVFISHDLSVVEHIADEVMVMYLGRCVEKGSKDAIFNNPRHPYTQALLSATPRLNPDLRRERIKLTGELPSPLNPPPGCAFNARCQRCFSTCTQFQPQLKTYGEQQVACFAVDQDEQGTAVA is encoded by the coding sequence ATGAGTGAACTGAACGCAACATCGCAGCCGTATTTGCTGCATGCGATTGATTTGAAGAAACACTATCCGGTGAAAAAGGGCTTTTTCGCGCCAGAGCGGATGGTGAAAGCGCTGGACGGCGTTTCCTTTACGCTGGAACGCGGTAAAACGCTGGCGGTGGTAGGGGAATCCGGCTGTGGAAAATCCACGTTGGGCCGCCTGTTGACGATGATCGAAACCCCGTCTGATGGCGAGCTGTACTATCAGGGGCAGGATCTGCTGAAGCACGATCCTGAAGCGCAGAAGCTGCGTCGGCAGAAGATCCAGATCGTTTTCCAGAATCCGTACGGATCGCTCAATCCGCGTAAGAAAGTCGGTCAGATCCTGGAAGAACCGCTCCAGATCAACACTGAGCTGTCAAAAGCTGAACGCCGTGAAAAAGCGTTGGCGATGATGGCAAAAGTGGGGCTGAAAACGGAGCATTACGACCGCTACCCGCATATGTTCTCTGGTGGCCAGCGTCAGCGTATCGCTATCGCCCGTGGGCTGATGCTGGACCCGGACGTGGTGATTGCCGATGAGCCCGTTTCGGCGCTGGACGTGTCGGTTCGCGCGCAGGTGCTGAACCTGATGATGGACTTGCAGCAGGAGCTGGGGCTGTCTTACGTCTTCATCTCACACGATCTGTCCGTCGTTGAACACATCGCTGATGAAGTGATGGTGATGTATCTGGGCCGCTGTGTGGAGAAGGGCAGTAAAGATGCCATTTTCAACAACCCGCGCCACCCGTATACGCAGGCGTTACTTTCCGCGACGCCGCGCCTGAACCCGGATTTACGCCGCGAACGCATCAAGCTGACGGGTGAACTGCCCAGCCCGCTGAATCCGCCGCCGGGATGCGCGTTCAACGCTCGCTGCCAGCGCTGCTTCAGCACCTGCACACAGTTCCAGCCGCAGTTGAAAACCTACGGCGAACAGCAGGTCGCCTGCTTCGCCGTCGACCAGGATGAACAGGGCACCGCAGTCGCCTAG
- a CDS encoding Hcp family type VI secretion system effector encodes MPTPCYISIEGKTQGNITAGAFTSDSVGNIYVEGHEDEMLVQEFKHIVTVPTDPQSGQPSGQRVHKPFKFTVALNKAVPLMYNALASGEMLPTVTLKWYRTSVEGKQEHFFSTVLTDATIVDVNCQMPHCQDPAKLDYTQLIEVSLAYRKIDWEHTVAGTSGSDDWRAPVEA; translated from the coding sequence ATGCCAACTCCATGCTATATCAGCATCGAAGGTAAAACTCAGGGCAACATCACCGCGGGTGCTTTCACTTCTGATTCTGTCGGCAACATCTATGTGGAAGGCCACGAAGACGAAATGCTGGTTCAGGAATTCAAACACATCGTCACCGTACCGACCGACCCACAGTCTGGTCAGCCGTCCGGTCAGCGTGTACACAAACCGTTCAAATTCACCGTCGCGCTGAACAAAGCGGTTCCGCTGATGTACAACGCCCTGGCGTCTGGCGAAATGCTGCCAACCGTGACCCTGAAATGGTACCGCACGTCGGTTGAAGGTAAGCAAGAGCACTTCTTCTCTACCGTATTGACCGATGCCACCATCGTTGACGTTAACTGCCAGATGCCACACTGCCAGGATCCAGCGAAGCTGGACTACACCCAGCTGATCGAAGTGTCGCTGGCCTACCGCAAAATCGATTGGGAACACACCGTTGCAGGGACTTCTGGTTCCGATGACTGGCGTGCGCCGGTCGAAGCATAA
- a CDS encoding valine--pyruvate transaminase gives MNFSLFGKKFTRHAGITQLMDDLNEGLRTPGAIMLGGGNPAHIPEMDSYFKQLCQDMLEKGKLTEALCNYDGPQGKDTLLKVLAELLSNELGWQIGPQNIALTNGSQSAFFYLFNLFAGRHSDGSLKKVLFPLAPEYIGYSDSGLDDDMFVSVRPQIELLPEGQFKYHVDFDHLSITDEIGLICVSRPTNPTGNVLTDDELMRLDILAQQHKIPLLIDNAYGVPFPGIIFSDATPLWNPNIILCMSLSKLGLPGSRCGIVIADEKVISAIGNMNGIISLSPGAVGPALAHEMIQRGDLLRLSNDVIRPFYQQRVTETIAIIRRYLSPEQCLIHKPEGAIFLWLWFKDLPITTEILYQRLKKRGVLMVPGHHFFPGLDQDWPHAHQCMRMNYVPEPEKIERGIAILAEEVEKAMQEG, from the coding sequence ATGAACTTTTCTCTTTTCGGCAAGAAATTCACGCGCCACGCTGGCATCACCCAATTAATGGACGACCTGAACGAAGGGCTGCGTACGCCAGGCGCAATCATGCTGGGCGGCGGCAATCCGGCGCATATTCCGGAGATGGACAGCTACTTCAAACAGCTGTGTCAGGATATGCTGGAAAAAGGGAAATTAACGGAAGCGCTATGCAACTACGACGGCCCGCAAGGTAAGGATACGCTGCTTAAGGTGCTGGCCGAGCTGCTGAGTAATGAATTAGGCTGGCAGATTGGACCACAGAACATTGCACTGACAAATGGCAGCCAGAGTGCGTTTTTCTACTTATTTAACCTGTTTGCTGGTCGCCACAGCGATGGCAGCCTGAAAAAGGTGCTATTCCCGCTGGCACCGGAATATATCGGCTATTCGGATTCCGGGCTGGACGACGATATGTTCGTCTCCGTTCGTCCGCAGATCGAACTGCTGCCCGAAGGGCAATTTAAATATCACGTCGATTTCGATCACCTGTCGATTACCGATGAGATCGGGCTGATCTGCGTCTCCCGCCCGACCAATCCGACCGGTAACGTGCTGACCGACGATGAGCTGATGCGTCTGGATATTCTGGCGCAGCAGCACAAGATTCCCCTGCTGATTGATAACGCCTATGGCGTACCATTCCCCGGCATCATCTTCAGCGATGCCACGCCGCTGTGGAACCCGAACATCATCCTGTGCATGAGCCTGTCCAAGCTGGGTCTGCCCGGCTCACGCTGCGGTATCGTGATTGCGGATGAAAAGGTGATATCCGCAATCGGCAACATGAACGGCATCATTAGCCTGTCTCCGGGTGCGGTCGGCCCAGCACTGGCACACGAGATGATTCAGCGTGGCGATCTGCTGCGCTTATCTAACGACGTCATACGCCCGTTCTACCAGCAGCGCGTAACGGAAACCATCGCGATCATTCGCCGCTACCTGTCGCCCGAGCAGTGTCTGATTCATAAGCCGGAAGGCGCGATCTTCCTGTGGCTGTGGTTCAAGGATCTGCCTATCACGACGGAAATTCTGTACCAACGCCTGAAAAAACGTGGTGTCCTCATGGTGCCAGGTCACCATTTCTTCCCCGGCTTAGATCAGGACTGGCCGCACGCTCACCAGTGCATGCGCATGAACTATGTGCCGGAGCCGGAAAAAATCGAACGCGGTATTGCGATTCTGGCGGAAGAAGTGGAAAAAGCGATGCAGGAAGGCTAA
- a CDS encoding aldose 1-epimerase family protein, giving the protein MKKLLAIGITLALTSWQLSAQTFVLTDAEGSVEKGNWQIGSDALKINNQHFSIEQKVLHGGRQEGSKVITITSQDGLKIALSPTRGMNLLHVTGKNIRLGWDSPVDEVVNPNTINLESRNGLGWLEGFNEMMVRCGFEWTGHPVVSDGMIYTLHGRAGNTPASKVVVEVSDIAPHTITVRGLLKENSFKKSNLETWTELRYVPGSESFTVHDVLTNKADYPRDYQIIYHSNFGTPILEEGARFIAPVKDISPFNDHAKAGLATWQTYKGPTKDFDEMVFNITPYTDAQGKTLAALVNKAGDKGVSIAFDTHQLPLLTLWKNTDTEKQGYVTGIEPGTNYAYPVTIEREQGRVKKLQPGQSTTFELTYSLLSSADAVQKTEQQVKAIQGDNKTTLTEKPIAIE; this is encoded by the coding sequence ATGAAAAAATTACTGGCTATAGGCATTACACTGGCGCTGACATCATGGCAACTATCGGCACAGACGTTTGTGCTGACAGATGCTGAAGGCAGTGTGGAAAAGGGAAACTGGCAAATTGGCAGTGATGCCCTGAAGATCAACAATCAGCATTTCAGCATTGAGCAAAAAGTCCTGCACGGCGGACGTCAGGAAGGCAGTAAAGTGATCACGATTACCAGTCAGGACGGCCTGAAAATTGCCCTCAGCCCGACGCGAGGGATGAACTTGCTGCATGTGACGGGAAAAAACATCCGTTTGGGGTGGGATTCACCGGTTGATGAGGTCGTCAACCCGAATACCATCAATCTGGAAAGCCGTAACGGGCTGGGCTGGCTGGAAGGTTTCAATGAGATGATGGTGCGCTGCGGCTTCGAATGGACAGGGCACCCGGTCGTCAGTGATGGCATGATCTATACCCTGCATGGCCGCGCGGGCAACACGCCAGCTTCAAAAGTGGTGGTGGAAGTCAGCGATATAGCGCCGCATACCATTACGGTGCGCGGCCTGCTGAAGGAAAACAGCTTTAAGAAGTCGAACCTGGAAACCTGGACCGAGCTGCGTTACGTCCCCGGCAGCGAGTCGTTTACCGTGCACGATGTGCTGACCAACAAAGCCGACTACCCGCGCGACTATCAGATTATCTACCACAGCAATTTTGGTACGCCGATTCTGGAAGAAGGCGCGCGTTTCATCGCACCAGTAAAAGACATTTCTCCGTTTAATGACCATGCCAAAGCAGGTCTGGCAACCTGGCAAACCTACAAAGGCCCGACAAAAGACTTTGATGAAATGGTGTTCAACATTACGCCATATACGGATGCACAGGGCAAAACGCTGGCGGCGCTGGTGAACAAGGCGGGAGATAAGGGCGTGTCGATTGCCTTTGATACCCATCAACTACCGCTGCTGACGCTGTGGAAAAACACGGACACGGAAAAACAGGGCTACGTCACGGGGATCGAACCCGGCACTAACTACGCCTATCCGGTTACGATTGAACGTGAACAAGGACGGGTCAAAAAGTTGCAGCCCGGCCAGAGCACGACATTTGAGCTGACATATAGCCTGTTGAGTAGCGCTGATGCAGTACAGAAAACGGAGCAGCAAGTGAAAGCCATTCAGGGTGACAACAAAACCACGCTGACGGAAAAACCTATCGCCATCGAGTAA
- a CDS encoding RHS repeat-associated core domain-containing protein, with product MFEAARVGDGIGHSGALAGMIAGTIVGGLIAAVGGIAAGALFVAGLASSCLGVGVLLIGLSFAVGWATGVLAEKARDGIAEAGASSMSKAGTIDTGSRNVFINSMKAALATLSVASCSKDGPSMQVAQGSETVYINNQPASRLGDKVNCGATITEGSSNVFIGGKAKSTLPIKPEVPEWLYKVSDLTLLFAGLIGGVGGAASKIGKLGQLLQKLPGINKIQRIACRFGVLMTGVAAGGIIARPIDIVSGQKFLSDEDELDFVLPSRLPVYWQRYWRSGNPSDSVLGKGWSLFWETTLTRYQDGLVWRAPSGDLISFPFVPIGQRTYCPAEKRWLEHHQDESWSVYGPDGEVWYYTALSSQGKAVLARIAEPCGNDILLFWNDDDTLNTLTDSAGQHITCRYLDGRLESAWLDESTCLVHYTYNTQRQLVTVTGRGGSVRRRFTWQDDGLMASHEDANGLLSEYQWQEIADLPRVVAYRNSAGEQLTLEYDFAGQRRTARREDGIVAQWVLDNDDHVVSFTDYDGRVTAMRYGDDGELCEVILPGGACRKTIWDDYGRLLSETDPLDRETHYQWYRLTDNVVQVTYADGSREQMLYDDLDRLVEETDALGNITRYHYPHAQDSLPDSIADALGGTVTLAWNHQGLLTARTDCSGQCSTFEYDHYGQLLASVDAEGHTTRREWDACGQLTGVIYPDGRRETLRWNARGQLQTWRDAQNSEVRWQYNVLGQPVSVTDRLRRTKRWHYDTRGLLLRLENGNSAEYQFGYDAVGRLVKERRVDGVELTFCYDDAGHLCQRAQRGNAANDAAITHIYQHDAAGQLVRRAHAHAEFHYQHSDRGRLVALKREPTEEGLALGLIADEVRLTYDAAGYLSGECGSEGDIGYTRDALGNVGTLSLPDGDALHWLRYGSGHVSTVKFNNQVVSEFTRDRLHREVTRTQGRREQRRDYDRLGRLTSLRSGLWDVTEPEQQILSRALSYTASGELASVNDTLRGDVQYDYDAEGRLLKRIDVHWQVHHRAYGYDAADNIQDAGHSRSAPLPLPDNRLLNWRNLWNQYDSEGNLTRRRDGETEQFYKYDADNRLLEARGRGPQGEFVACYNYDALGRRTRKTVIWGEDGKQEETRFLWEGFRLLQAKHADRTESYIYDPNVWWSPLARITQRPSDNEGDIRWFNTDLNGAPLEMTDADGAVRWSGDYGSFGALNGQTQDSERFRNGKPVESQPLRYAGQYADDETGLHYNLFRYYDPTVGRFTTQDPIGLAGGINLYQYAPNPLGWVDPLGLNGHCAFGNKSKPRAPRPGKDIDVDANGMVKSQADELLPQGASTTLDPNKSPLSGHYHTIPKGSELPDGLGIKVDGKDVIPGSPHAAGHATIYPTRDMPMTEFQNLFDSINWQYGGKI from the coding sequence ATGTTTGAAGCCGCACGCGTTGGTGATGGGATCGGGCATTCAGGTGCGTTAGCAGGCATGATTGCGGGCACCATTGTCGGTGGGTTGATTGCCGCAGTCGGTGGCATTGCTGCCGGTGCCTTATTTGTGGCGGGTCTCGCCTCCTCTTGCCTGGGCGTTGGCGTACTATTGATTGGCCTCAGTTTTGCTGTGGGTTGGGCAACTGGCGTACTGGCAGAAAAAGCGCGTGATGGCATTGCCGAGGCGGGTGCCAGCAGCATGTCAAAAGCCGGAACCATTGATACAGGCTCACGCAATGTGTTCATCAACAGTATGAAGGCCGCCCTCGCCACCCTGAGTGTGGCCAGCTGTAGCAAAGATGGGCCTTCCATGCAGGTGGCGCAGGGCTCGGAAACGGTATACATCAACAACCAGCCCGCATCCCGCCTTGGCGATAAAGTGAACTGTGGCGCCACTATCACGGAAGGTTCTTCCAATGTTTTCATCGGTGGGAAAGCCAAATCCACATTACCCATCAAACCGGAAGTTCCTGAATGGCTCTATAAAGTCTCTGATTTAACGCTGCTTTTCGCCGGACTGATTGGTGGCGTAGGCGGCGCAGCGAGCAAGATCGGAAAACTGGGTCAGCTTTTACAAAAACTCCCCGGTATCAATAAGATCCAACGCATTGCCTGCCGCTTTGGTGTGCTCATGACCGGTGTCGCGGCTGGGGGCATTATCGCCCGCCCGATAGACATCGTGAGCGGACAAAAATTTCTGTCGGATGAAGATGAACTGGATTTTGTCCTTCCCTCTCGCTTACCCGTGTATTGGCAACGTTACTGGCGTAGCGGTAACCCCAGCGATAGCGTTCTGGGAAAAGGATGGAGCCTATTCTGGGAAACAACGCTGACGCGCTATCAGGACGGTTTGGTCTGGCGTGCACCATCAGGCGATCTGATTTCCTTCCCTTTCGTTCCTATCGGCCAGCGAACCTACTGCCCGGCGGAAAAACGCTGGCTGGAGCACCATCAGGATGAGAGCTGGTCGGTTTATGGGCCAGACGGTGAAGTGTGGTATTACACTGCGCTGTCTTCGCAGGGAAAGGCCGTGCTGGCACGCATTGCCGAGCCATGTGGCAATGACATACTCCTTTTCTGGAACGACGACGACACGCTTAACACACTGACGGACAGTGCCGGGCAGCACATTACCTGCCGATATCTTGATGGTCGGTTGGAAAGCGCTTGGCTGGATGAATCGACCTGTCTCGTGCACTATACCTACAATACGCAAAGGCAGCTTGTCACCGTCACCGGGCGGGGCGGTAGCGTGCGCCGTCGTTTTACCTGGCAGGATGACGGGCTGATGGCCAGCCATGAAGATGCCAACGGCCTGCTCAGCGAATATCAGTGGCAGGAGATTGCGGATTTACCTCGCGTGGTGGCATACCGCAATAGCGCGGGTGAACAACTCACGCTGGAGTACGACTTTGCCGGACAACGGAGAACCGCCCGCAGGGAGGATGGCATCGTCGCGCAGTGGGTGCTTGACAATGATGACCACGTCGTCAGCTTTACCGATTACGATGGCCGCGTTACGGCTATGCGTTATGGCGACGATGGCGAACTGTGCGAGGTCATCCTGCCCGGCGGCGCATGCCGCAAAACCATCTGGGACGACTACGGTCGCCTGCTCAGTGAAACTGACCCGCTGGACCGTGAAACACACTACCAGTGGTATCGGCTGACAGATAATGTTGTGCAGGTGACCTATGCCGACGGCAGCCGTGAGCAGATGCTGTATGACGACCTCGATCGGCTGGTTGAGGAAACCGACGCATTAGGGAACATCACCCGTTATCACTATCCCCATGCGCAGGATAGCCTACCGGACAGCATCGCCGATGCACTGGGCGGCACCGTGACACTCGCCTGGAATCACCAGGGGCTGCTGACGGCACGTACTGACTGTTCGGGGCAATGCAGTACCTTTGAGTATGACCATTACGGACAACTGCTGGCTTCTGTCGATGCGGAAGGCCACACTACCCGCCGGGAATGGGATGCCTGCGGGCAACTGACTGGCGTTATCTACCCGGATGGTCGCCGGGAAACGCTACGCTGGAATGCCCGAGGTCAGTTACAAACATGGCGTGATGCCCAGAACAGCGAAGTACGCTGGCAGTATAACGTATTGGGCCAGCCCGTCAGTGTGACAGACCGCCTCCGCCGGACAAAACGCTGGCACTATGACACGCGCGGGCTGTTGTTGCGGTTAGAGAATGGCAACAGCGCGGAATACCAATTTGGCTATGATGCCGTCGGCCGACTGGTTAAAGAACGGCGCGTAGATGGCGTCGAGCTAACCTTTTGCTACGACGACGCAGGCCATCTGTGTCAGAGAGCACAACGCGGAAATGCGGCGAATGATGCAGCCATCACGCATATTTATCAGCATGATGCGGCCGGGCAACTGGTGCGTCGAGCACATGCACACGCCGAGTTTCACTACCAGCACAGTGACAGAGGGCGGCTGGTTGCGCTAAAACGCGAGCCTACCGAGGAAGGCCTCGCTCTGGGACTTATCGCCGATGAGGTCAGATTGACCTATGATGCCGCAGGCTATCTGTCGGGAGAGTGTGGTAGTGAGGGAGACATCGGCTATACGCGGGACGCACTGGGGAATGTGGGTACCCTGTCTCTGCCGGATGGCGACGCGCTGCACTGGCTGCGCTACGGCTCTGGACATGTCAGCACGGTTAAATTCAATAATCAGGTGGTCAGCGAGTTTACCCGTGACCGTCTGCACCGGGAGGTCACCCGTACACAGGGACGACGTGAGCAGCGACGGGACTATGACCGCCTCGGGCGTCTAACCTCACTGCGCAGCGGGCTCTGGGATGTCACGGAGCCGGAGCAGCAAATATTATCGCGGGCCCTAAGCTACACCGCATCCGGTGAACTTGCCTCGGTCAATGACACTCTGCGCGGGGACGTGCAGTACGATTACGATGCAGAAGGCCGTCTGCTGAAGCGCATTGACGTGCACTGGCAGGTGCATCACCGGGCCTACGGCTACGATGCGGCGGACAATATACAGGATGCGGGCCACTCACGTTCAGCCCCGCTTCCGCTGCCGGACAACCGCCTGCTGAACTGGCGTAATCTGTGGAATCAGTATGACAGTGAGGGCAACCTGACGCGGCGGCGTGACGGCGAAACAGAGCAATTTTACAAGTACGATGCTGATAATCGACTGCTGGAAGCACGGGGCCGGGGTCCGCAGGGCGAGTTTGTCGCCTGCTATAACTATGACGCCCTGGGCAGACGCACTCGTAAAACCGTTATTTGGGGCGAAGACGGAAAGCAGGAAGAAACACGTTTCCTGTGGGAAGGCTTCCGATTGTTGCAGGCCAAACACGCTGACCGAACAGAAAGTTATATTTATGACCCGAACGTCTGGTGGTCACCGTTAGCGCGTATCACCCAGCGCCCAAGTGATAACGAAGGCGATATCCGCTGGTTCAACACGGACCTGAACGGCGCACCGCTGGAGATGACCGATGCGGACGGCGCGGTCCGCTGGAGCGGCGACTACGGTAGCTTCGGAGCCCTCAACGGGCAGACGCAGGACAGCGAAAGGTTCCGCAACGGCAAACCGGTGGAATCCCAGCCGTTACGCTACGCCGGACAATACGCCGATGACGAAACCGGTTTGCACTACAACCTGTTCCGCTACTATGATCCCACTGTAGGACGCTTCACCACGCAGGACCCGATTGGACTGGCGGGCGGAATTAACCTTTATCAGTATGCGCCTAATCCGTTGGGGTGGGTGGATCCGCTGGGGTTGAATGGACATTGCGCATTCGGAAACAAAAGTAAGCCTCGCGCACCAAGGCCGGGAAAAGATATCGATGTTGACGCTAACGGCATGGTGAAATCTCAAGCTGACGAGCTATTACCTCAGGGTGCCTCTACTACACTGGATCCTAATAAATCACCATTAAGTGGGCATTATCATACAATTCCTAAAGGAAGCGAATTACCCGATGGTCTAGGCATTAAAGTTGATGGAAAAGATGTAATTCCTGGCTCACCTCATGCAGCAGGTCATGCTACTATTTACCCTACACGTGACATGCCAATGACTGAATTTCAAAATTTATTTGATTCAATAAATTGGCAATATGGTGGAAAGATATGA
- a CDS encoding type VI secretion system Vgr family protein, giving the protein MANSTGLQFTVKVGALPASTFSVVDFQLSEALNQPFALSLNLASPLPGIDFGAVLDQPCELLVWYEGELQRRVSGIVSAFAQGDTGFRRTRYQAEIRPALWRLGLRTNARLFQAQKPEAIIGTLLEEAGITDYAFALRNEHAVREYCVQYRESDLAFITRLAAEEGLYFFHEFEEGKHRLVFADDAGALAKGPELFFNLATQGLSEGAYVRRFRYAEAVRTAEVALKDYSFKTPAYGLLHNKMSGELEHQRESYQHFDYPGRFKQDPSGKAFTSYRLDALRAAAMTGSGESNAAELMPGSSFTLTEHPNLALNIAWQLVAITHSGQQPQALEEESGGEPTTYSNSFEVVKASTTWRADLPYKPMVDGPQIATVVGPAGEEIYCDQYGRVKLQFPWDRYGASDDQSSCWVRVSQGWAGGQYGLIAIPRIGHEVIVSFLEGDPDQPIVTGRTFHATNPSPYPLPANKTRTSLRTSTHKGAGFNELRFEDQAGQEEVFIHAQKDMNTVVLNNRSTGVGVDHAENVGRDQISVIGRHQILNVVENQGTEIQGAQKVIIGAGRETEVTMNEKLTVTGNITITSTGGNIELTTGAGSLTIYQNGNIDIKGVKVNVIGSERIDLNK; this is encoded by the coding sequence ATGGCAAACAGTACAGGATTACAGTTCACCGTTAAGGTCGGCGCATTGCCTGCATCGACCTTTTCCGTGGTGGATTTTCAGCTCAGCGAGGCGCTTAATCAGCCGTTTGCCCTGTCGCTGAATCTGGCCAGTCCCTTACCGGGGATCGATTTTGGTGCTGTTCTCGACCAGCCCTGTGAACTTTTGGTGTGGTACGAGGGTGAGCTCCAAAGGCGAGTGAGCGGCATTGTCAGCGCGTTCGCGCAGGGCGACACTGGCTTTCGCCGCACGCGCTATCAGGCAGAAATCCGTCCGGCGCTGTGGCGTTTGGGGCTGCGTACTAACGCCCGCCTCTTTCAGGCACAGAAACCGGAAGCGATTATCGGCACACTGCTGGAAGAAGCGGGCATCACCGACTACGCCTTTGCGTTGCGTAACGAGCACGCGGTGCGCGAATACTGCGTGCAGTATCGGGAAAGCGATTTAGCCTTTATTACCCGACTGGCCGCAGAGGAAGGGCTATACTTCTTCCATGAGTTTGAGGAAGGCAAACATCGGCTGGTTTTTGCCGACGATGCCGGCGCGCTGGCGAAAGGCCCTGAACTGTTTTTCAACCTTGCCACACAGGGGCTGAGCGAAGGGGCATACGTACGCCGTTTCCGTTATGCCGAGGCGGTACGGACTGCCGAGGTAGCGCTGAAGGATTACAGCTTCAAAACCCCAGCCTACGGATTACTGCACAACAAGATGAGTGGTGAGCTGGAGCACCAGCGCGAAAGCTATCAGCACTTCGACTACCCCGGTCGTTTTAAGCAAGACCCGAGCGGCAAAGCCTTTACCAGCTATCGGCTGGACGCACTGCGAGCAGCAGCGATGACCGGCTCAGGCGAATCCAATGCCGCTGAATTGATGCCGGGCAGCAGTTTTACCTTAACCGAACACCCCAATCTGGCACTCAATATCGCCTGGCAGTTGGTTGCCATCACCCACAGCGGACAGCAGCCGCAGGCGCTGGAAGAAGAAAGCGGCGGCGAACCGACCACCTACAGCAACAGCTTCGAGGTCGTGAAAGCCAGCACCACCTGGCGCGCCGACCTGCCGTACAAGCCAATGGTAGACGGCCCGCAGATCGCCACCGTCGTCGGCCCGGCGGGTGAAGAGATTTACTGCGACCAGTACGGCCGGGTGAAACTGCAATTCCCGTGGGACCGCTACGGTGCAAGCGATGACCAGAGCTCCTGCTGGGTTCGCGTCAGCCAGGGCTGGGCCGGTGGCCAGTACGGCCTGATCGCCATCCCACGCATCGGCCATGAAGTCATTGTGAGTTTCCTCGAAGGCGACCCCGATCAGCCGATCGTGACGGGCAGAACCTTCCACGCCACCAATCCCTCACCGTATCCACTGCCGGCGAACAAGACACGCACTTCACTGCGTACTTCAACGCACAAGGGCGCGGGTTTCAACGAACTGCGCTTTGAGGATCAGGCCGGTCAGGAAGAAGTGTTTATCCACGCTCAGAAAGACATGAACACCGTGGTACTGAATAACCGCAGTACAGGTGTAGGCGTCGATCATGCAGAAAACGTCGGACGAGATCAGATCAGTGTCATAGGCCGCCATCAAATTCTTAACGTCGTCGAGAATCAGGGAACAGAGATTCAGGGTGCCCAGAAAGTCATCATCGGGGCAGGCCGAGAAACCGAGGTCACGATGAACGAGAAGCTGACGGTAACGGGAAATATCACCATCACCTCGACTGGCGGCAATATCGAACTGACGACGGGAGCAGGCTCGCTGACCATTTATCAGAACGGCAATATCGATATCAAAGGCGTTAAAGTCAACGTAATCGGAAGTGAACGTATTGATTTAAATAAATAA
- a CDS encoding DcrB-related protein: MTTTSSSHCIFTEGRITLPDGYCDRTVNAFTPSQEGEPAFTVSRDVLNDGEVLSGYIDRQLDLMVQHFKGWKTQGREAIWLGNNVLEGESLQASYIRDGQRIWQQQAVFALDSAQILVFTLSKTAAPSAADESRFNALIGSFTFNQ, translated from the coding sequence GTGACGACGACATCTTCTTCCCACTGCATCTTCACCGAAGGCCGCATCACACTGCCTGACGGCTACTGCGATCGCACGGTGAATGCATTCACGCCCAGTCAGGAAGGCGAACCCGCTTTTACAGTTTCACGCGATGTACTGAACGACGGAGAGGTATTGAGCGGCTATATCGATAGGCAGTTGGATCTGATGGTTCAGCATTTTAAAGGCTGGAAAACACAGGGCCGTGAAGCGATTTGGTTAGGCAATAACGTACTGGAAGGTGAAAGCCTTCAGGCGAGTTATATACGTGATGGTCAACGCATTTGGCAGCAACAGGCGGTATTCGCATTAGATAGCGCACAGATTCTGGTTTTCACCCTATCGAAAACCGCCGCGCCTTCTGCTGCCGATGAATCTCGATTCAACGCCCTGATCGGGAGCTTTACGTTTAACCAATAA